The DNA region TTGCACTAACACATATTATCataattagttaaataattattctcttattcattttaattatcattttttatgtgtatttgaactttttaattgtttatctaTTTTGATCTATATATTTAtctctaattttcaattgaatttcaatagtcctataaaacaaattatcaataattaaaaataaattatataataatttaaattatttcttatatatttaaaatatattaatttatatttttaaaaattatttatttatataaaaataagtattttttctatatttcaCAGATTAAAATTctacatataaatttattaaaaaaaacgtaTTGGCTTTGCTTGCACTCCAAAGCCTACTTATTCAAGCCTTCATATACACAACAAATAATGTTCGGACACTAGTCCTCTCGTCCTTCTCATAAGGACTGGCACATAAGCAACCCTTCCCATCCTCCGCATCACTGTCCTCATATATTGACCCACTATCTACCACTCGTAGAAAACCATTGGCATAGCTCCTTGAATCTCTCTTTACATTTTGTCCTCTACAATCCCCAAAACAATAGGAAATCAAGCCAGAGAAAtaacaaaaagaagagagagaaaaaacaagaaaaagaaaagaagagacaTTAGGAACTGATCAACCTTTACTATTACCAATTAGTTAGCTTCATTTGCCTGCTTTGTATATGGTCTCAAACACCACTCATCTGCGTTGTAAACTCCTGGTACTGTGTTCAATTTCTACGGATAAAAAAAAGCACCTCTCATCCATGCAAACAACCCACTACGAAGAACTGTGTCTTCATCGGAGTACGATATGTCGTCATCATCGGCCGCAGCGCCATACAACACCCCGCCGGCACTGATCGCCTTCTTGCTGGGCATGCTCGTGGTGTGCTTTGTGGTGTTCAGCATTGTGTACATGTGCAAGTATTGCTTCTCTGGTGTGATCAACACCTGGGCTTCCCAGCCTATCATTTCGAGCTCCCTCATTCGCCTTACACCGTTTCGGTCCCCTCCTCGAGGCCTCGACCCAAAGCTTCTCCAGGTTTTCCCCACCTTCCCTTACGCCTCTATTAAAGACcttagcaaggatcaaaagtaCGACCTCGAATGTGCAATTTGCTTGTTGGAGTTCGAGGATGATAACATGGTTCGCCTCTTGACGCTCTGTTGCCACGTCTTCCACCAGGATTGCATTGATCTCTGGCTCCGCTCGCACAAGACCTGCCCCGTTTGTCGACGACACCTCGATTCGCCCCCGAATGAAATAGAGAAAGTCGTGGACGTTAACGAGGGTGTGGTGGTCACGTCCACGAGCAGGGAGATACATATTGATGTAACAGAAGGGAAATTGGATGGTTGTggcgatgatgatgatgatgatacaaGTGGTggaaataaaaaacaagaacaTGAAC from Glycine soja cultivar W05 chromosome 8, ASM419377v2, whole genome shotgun sequence includes:
- the LOC114424109 gene encoding RING-H2 finger protein ATL29-like, whose amino-acid sequence is MSSSSAAAPYNTPPALIAFLLGMLVVCFVVFSIVYMCKYCFSGVINTWASQPIISSSLIRLTPFRSPPRGLDPKLLQVFPTFPYASIKDLSKDQKYDLECAICLLEFEDDNMVRLLTLCCHVFHQDCIDLWLRSHKTCPVCRRHLDSPPNEIEKVVDVNEGVVVTSTSREIHIDVTEGKLDGCGDDDDDDTSGGNKKQEHEHGHENHEVITHQQGGKTFARSHSTGHSIVLIRRDGNKEKNDHEKYTLILPEHVLRERHNNKHNCTRSCVSYKDMAMLVAPLPVAPYSNCGFVQPVSPAGTSSPDHTRK